From Kryptolebias marmoratus isolate JLee-2015 linkage group LG15, ASM164957v2, whole genome shotgun sequence, a single genomic window includes:
- the txlng gene encoding gamma-taxilin: protein METAGVCEIELSNRRIVGGSDSPPDLDSPSQEEVPDFHLDLCCTGEERGETPGSEDSPSELGEAELDAGEDAKTGEDKSFGKEVVLLMQALNSLATPEEKLAALCKKYADLLEESRGMQKQLKALQKKQSQIVKEKIHLQGEHSKAILARSKLESLCRELQRHNKTLKEENSQRSREYEEQRKEAMLHFQMTLGDIEVQMEQHSSHNSKLRQENMELAEKLKKLIEQYELREEHIDKVFKHKELQQQLMDAKLQRITEMMKEVEEKQQREREFLLKDATESRHKCEMMKEQEIQLKQQLSLYMDKFEEFQSTLAKSNEVFTTFRQEMEKMTKKIKKLEKETTQWRTKWESNNQALLQMAEEKTLRDGHFKALQGKLELLERLCRALQKERNDLSNQLSLLQEQGDKRPPAATAQQQEPSAMDEDEDEEQEEEEDDDSEDSAQSEELEAEGVHEAPGLPETDPSLAAADKTATGSQAAETPSTPQD from the exons ATGGAGACTGCAGGAGTTTGTGAGATTGAGTTGTCGAACAGAAGAATAGTGGGCGGCAGTGATTCTCCTCCTGACCTGGACAGCCCGAGTCAG GAGGAGGTTCCAGACTTTCACTTGGATCTGTGCTGCAccggggaggagaggggagaaaCTCCAGGAAGTGAGGACAGTCCCAGTGAGCTGGGGGAGGCAGAGCTTGATGCCGGAGAAGACGCTAAGACCGGAGAAGACAAATCTTTTG GGAAGGAGGTTGTTCTTCTGATGCAAGCCCTTAACTCTCTAGCCACACCAGAGGAGAAACTAGCTGCTCTGTGCAAGAAATATGCAGACCTG CTGGAAGAGAGTCGAGGGAtgcaaaagcagctgaaagcccTGCAGAAAAAGCAGTCTCAGATTGTAAAAGAGAAGATCCACCTACAGGGCGAACACAGCAAGGCCATCCTGGCCCGCAGCAAACTGGAGAGTCTCTGTCGGGAGCTGCAGAGGCACAACAAGACACTGAAG GAGGAGAATTCCCAACGGTCCAGAGAGTATGAGGAGCAGCGCAAGGAGGCCATGCTACACTTTCAAATGACTTTGGGCGATATCGAGGTGCAGATGGAACAGCACAGCTCGCACAACTCCAAGCTGAGACAGGAGAACATGGAGCTGGCCGAGAAGCTCAAAAAGCTCATTGAGCAGTACGAGCTGAGGGAGGAG CACATAGACAAAGTGTTCAAACacaaggagctgcagcagcagctgatggatGCCAAGCTGCAGAGAATCACCGAGATGATGAAAGAAgttgaggagaagcagcagcgaGAGAGAGAATTT ctgctgaaggatGCCACGGAGTCTCGACACAAGTGTGAAATGATGAAGGAGCAAGAAATACAGCTTAAACAACAG CTCTCTCTGTATATGGACAAGTTTGAAGAGTTTCAAAGCACTTTGGCCAAAAGTAACGAAGTCTTCACTACTTTCAGACAAGAAATGGAGAAG atgacCAAGAAGATcaagaagctggagaaggaAACGACCCAGTGGAGGACCAAGTGGGAGAGTAACAACCAGGCTCTGCTGCAGATGGCAGAAGAG AAAACCCTGCGTGACGGCCATTTTAAAGCTCTTCAGGGGAAGTTGGAGCTGTTGGAGCGATTGTGCCGAGCTCTGCAGAAGGAGAGGAATGACCTGAGCAACCAGCTCAGCCTCCTCCAGGAGCAGGGGGATAAAAGGCCACCCGCCGCCACCGCTCAGCAGCAGGAGCCCTCGGCCATGGACGAGGACGAAGACGaggagcaggaagaagaagaagacgacgACTCCGAGGATTCGGCACAGAGCGAAGAGCTGGAGGCCGAAGGCGTCCATGAAGCTCCCGGGCTGCCTGAAACAGACCCCTCGCTGGCTGCTGCCGACAAAACGG